In a single window of the Aminomonas paucivorans DSM 12260 genome:
- the murJ gene encoding murein biosynthesis integral membrane protein MurJ, with amino-acid sequence MSASMTRMVRHAFRMMLGTFASRVLGLVREMLTAAFFGATRQLDAFYVAYTLANLSRQLLAEGALSASFVPVFTRTLEEEGRPAAHALARQALSVLLAVGTGVVLLGILASPLLVGVMAPGFSPEDRALAVTLTRWLFPFLLLVSVGALAMGVLNSLDSFFVPAVAPAASNLAFILCLLALYPNPTLWGMVGAVLLGGSCHMLLQWGWAARMGMPLLPAVPRRDNPELRRMMALFLPYAAGLSLNQLNPVISRMLGSFLEGGAISVLNYADRVLQLPLGLFVIAISQAVLPLLSRQKPEDREGFRDFLRDALRFNLFVVLPVSLGLLFFSREVVHLLFVRGAFGGWAWDATAKALALYGLGLPGMACTTVIMRALYARGLPRAALKVTGFTVAANLAAGAALMPFLSYAGLALGTSLAFSGAAWVGVRCLQRDLGYPLVLFEPRWALRQGGCCLVLGAGLFLFRTLWAYPLEAGAGLRAAWLGGAFLLALGLYGGVTWAAGSPEWGWLRGAARKDPPKEKGVE; translated from the coding sequence ATGTCCGCTTCCATGACCCGCATGGTGCGCCACGCCTTTCGGATGATGCTGGGCACCTTTGCCAGCCGCGTGCTGGGCCTGGTGCGGGAGATGCTCACCGCCGCCTTCTTCGGCGCCACGCGACAGCTGGACGCCTTCTACGTGGCCTACACCCTGGCCAACCTGTCCCGCCAGCTTCTGGCGGAGGGGGCCCTGTCGGCGTCCTTCGTACCGGTGTTCACCCGCACGCTGGAGGAGGAGGGGCGACCCGCCGCCCACGCCCTGGCCCGGCAGGCCCTTTCGGTGCTCCTGGCGGTGGGGACCGGGGTGGTGCTTCTGGGGATCCTGGCCTCCCCCCTGCTGGTGGGGGTCATGGCCCCGGGGTTCTCCCCGGAGGACCGGGCCCTGGCGGTGACCCTCACCCGGTGGCTCTTCCCCTTCCTGCTTCTGGTCTCCGTGGGGGCCCTGGCCATGGGGGTGCTCAACAGCCTGGACAGCTTCTTCGTCCCCGCGGTGGCCCCCGCCGCGAGCAACCTGGCCTTCATTCTATGCCTTCTGGCCCTGTACCCGAACCCCACCCTGTGGGGCATGGTGGGGGCGGTCCTTCTGGGGGGGAGCTGCCACATGCTCCTCCAGTGGGGCTGGGCAGCCCGCATGGGGATGCCCCTCCTTCCCGCCGTCCCCCGTCGGGACAACCCGGAACTGCGCCGCATGATGGCCCTGTTCCTGCCTTACGCTGCGGGGCTCTCCCTGAACCAGCTCAATCCGGTGATCAGCCGGATGCTGGGGTCCTTCCTGGAGGGGGGGGCCATCTCGGTGCTCAACTACGCAGATCGGGTCCTCCAGCTGCCCCTGGGGCTCTTCGTCATCGCCATCTCCCAGGCGGTGCTGCCCCTCCTTTCCCGGCAGAAGCCGGAGGATCGCGAGGGCTTCCGGGACTTCCTTCGGGATGCTCTTCGGTTCAACCTCTTCGTGGTGCTTCCGGTCTCCCTGGGATTGCTCTTCTTCTCCCGAGAAGTGGTCCACCTGCTCTTCGTGCGGGGCGCCTTCGGCGGCTGGGCCTGGGACGCCACCGCCAAGGCCCTGGCCCTCTACGGGCTGGGGCTTCCCGGCATGGCCTGCACCACCGTGATCATGCGGGCCCTCTACGCCCGGGGCCTCCCCCGGGCGGCCCTGAAGGTGACGGGCTTCACCGTGGCGGCCAACCTGGCCGCAGGGGCTGCCCTGATGCCGTTTCTGTCCTACGCCGGACTGGCCCTGGGGACCTCTCTGGCCTTCTCCGGCGCCGCCTGGGTGGGGGTGCGGTGTCTCCAGCGGGACCTGGGCTACCCCTTGGTGCTCTTCGAACCCCGGTGGGCCCTGCGACAGGGAGGCTGCTGCCTGGTCCTGGGGGCGGGGCTTTTCCTCTTCCGCACCCTTTGGGCGTATCCTCTGGAGGCGGGGGCAGGGCTTCGGGCGGCCTGGTTGGGCGGGGCGTTTCTCCTGGCCCTGGGGTTGTACGGAGGGGTGACGTGGGCGGCGGGGTCGCCGGAGTGGGGGTGGCTTCGCGGCGCCGCGAGGAAGGACCCGCCGAAGGAGAAAGGGGTGGAGTGA
- a CDS encoding aspartate-semialdehyde dehydrogenase translates to MKVAVLGATGLVGRQMLAVLERRGFPADQLVPLASSRSAGRRLPFRGQEIPVREVCEEAFEGVDLALFSAGSGPSRRWAPEAARRGAVVVDNSSAWRMDPEVPLVVPEVNGEDARKHRGIIANPNCATIQALVALAPLHREAGLEYLSAATYQSVSGTGSVAVAELEEGARAVLEGREGTPSVYPHPIAFNLLPHIGAFDDQGVSEEEWKMVRESRKILHLPDLAVSSTTVRVPVFRGHGEALVAQFREDLSPERAREILADAPGVQLADDPARGVYPLPREAEGTDPVYVGRIRRDTGLPRALALWVVSDNLLKGAALNAVQIAETLFPA, encoded by the coding sequence ATGAAGGTGGCGGTGCTGGGCGCCACGGGCCTGGTGGGGCGCCAGATGCTGGCGGTGCTGGAGCGACGGGGCTTCCCCGCAGACCAGCTGGTGCCCTTGGCCTCCTCCCGCTCCGCGGGCAGGCGCCTTCCCTTCCGGGGGCAGGAGATCCCGGTGCGGGAGGTCTGCGAGGAGGCCTTCGAGGGGGTCGATCTGGCCTTGTTCTCCGCGGGCTCCGGCCCCTCCCGTCGCTGGGCCCCCGAGGCGGCCCGCCGGGGGGCGGTGGTGGTGGACAACAGCTCCGCCTGGCGCATGGACCCGGAGGTGCCCCTGGTGGTGCCGGAGGTGAACGGGGAGGACGCCCGAAAGCACAGGGGGATCATCGCCAACCCCAACTGCGCCACCATCCAGGCCCTGGTGGCCCTGGCCCCCCTGCATCGGGAGGCGGGGTTGGAGTACCTTTCCGCCGCCACCTACCAGTCCGTCTCCGGGACGGGGTCGGTGGCGGTGGCGGAGCTGGAGGAGGGGGCCCGGGCGGTCCTGGAGGGACGGGAGGGGACCCCCTCCGTATACCCCCATCCCATCGCCTTCAACCTGCTGCCCCACATCGGGGCCTTCGACGACCAGGGGGTCTCGGAGGAGGAGTGGAAGATGGTGCGGGAATCCCGGAAGATCCTCCACCTTCCCGATCTGGCGGTGAGCAGCACCACCGTGCGGGTTCCCGTGTTCCGGGGACACGGGGAAGCCCTGGTGGCCCAGTTTCGGGAGGACCTCTCCCCGGAGCGGGCCCGGGAGATCCTGGCGGATGCCCCGGGGGTGCAGCTTGCGGACGACCCGGCCCGGGGCGTCTATCCCCTGCCCCGGGAGGCGGAGGGCACCGACCCGGTGTACGTGGGGCGGATCCGCCGCGACACCGGCCTTCCCCGAGCCCTGGCCCTGTGGGTGGTGTCGGACAACCTGCTCAAGGGCGCGGCCCTCAACGCGGTGCAGATCGCCGAGACCCTCTTCCCCGCCTAA
- the thrB gene encoding homoserine kinase, which produces MSVPLLSVRTPATSANLGSGFDTLGMALSLYNLFEVTERLPEGEYRSEAIGEGALELADPGRNLVVRSYEIACRRFGVAGTGFALRSHNVIPLYRGLGSSAGAVVAGVLLAQELNGLTLPREELLRTMVEIEGHPDNVAPCYLGGMVVSCWDGSELRTVRLPALPEDLLVVVAVPDVQVKTREARAALPEQVCFGDAVFTLGRAALLTAAWATGQWDLLAWGMDDRLHQPYRAKLFPGGEVIMDRVREIPGCLGVAISGSGPSVVALVKGRPRRVAETLCGTFSEHGVRSQFFVLDGNGSGAVVQRTFPFEKASSSQGVASGGKG; this is translated from the coding sequence ATGAGCGTCCCCCTGCTTTCGGTACGGACCCCCGCCACCAGCGCCAACCTGGGTTCGGGCTTCGACACTCTGGGGATGGCCCTGTCTCTGTACAACCTCTTCGAGGTGACGGAACGCCTCCCGGAGGGGGAATACCGCAGCGAGGCCATCGGCGAGGGGGCCCTGGAGCTGGCGGACCCGGGCCGGAACCTGGTGGTGCGCAGCTACGAGATCGCCTGTCGCCGCTTCGGGGTGGCGGGGACGGGGTTTGCCCTGCGATCCCACAACGTCATCCCCCTCTATCGGGGGTTGGGCAGCTCCGCCGGCGCGGTGGTGGCGGGGGTGCTGCTGGCCCAGGAACTCAACGGCCTGACCCTCCCCCGGGAGGAGCTGCTGCGCACCATGGTGGAGATCGAAGGGCATCCGGACAACGTGGCCCCCTGTTATTTGGGGGGGATGGTGGTGAGCTGCTGGGACGGCTCGGAGCTTCGCACCGTCCGCCTGCCTGCCCTGCCGGAGGACCTTCTGGTGGTGGTGGCGGTGCCGGACGTGCAGGTGAAGACCCGGGAGGCCCGGGCTGCCCTGCCGGAACAGGTGTGTTTCGGGGACGCGGTGTTCACCCTGGGCCGGGCGGCGCTCCTCACCGCCGCCTGGGCCACGGGACAGTGGGACCTCCTGGCCTGGGGGATGGACGACCGGCTTCACCAGCCTTACCGGGCGAAGCTGTTCCCCGGGGGGGAGGTCATCATGGATCGGGTTCGGGAGATTCCCGGCTGCCTGGGGGTGGCCATCAGCGGCTCCGGTCCCAGCGTGGTGGCCCTGGTGAAGGGGCGTCCCCGTCGCGTGGCGGAGACCCTGTGCGGCACCTTCTCGGAGCACGGAGTGCGCTCCCAGTTCTTCGTGCTGGACGGCAACGGCTCCGGGGCGGTGGTGCAGCGCACCTTTCCCTTCGAGAAGGCCTCGTCGTCCCAGGGCGTCGCTTCCGGGGGGAAGGGGTGA
- a CDS encoding aspartate kinase, with product MDWKGRPLTVLKFGGSSVADPQRMKEVSCRIRGIREEGFRVAVVVSAMGSTTDRLLALARDVSYYGSGREIDQLLATGEQQSVALLALALQQEGVPSRSFTALQAGFKAKGFPTEGRLFRVEAQAVEDASLEGVVPVVTGFQAITESGDVITLGRGGSDLSAVALAGALKAQSCQILKDVTGIMSGDPKVVRSPRKLKELSYEECMELSVQGAKVLQARSVELAARYEVPLYVASSFVEEEGTWVVSNPVSEGLVIKAVVHDAKVAKVALLGVPDIPGVAARLFSDLAEKGVGAEMIIQNGMRGGVNDIGFLVKKENLDQAIETCRAMNREMGAQGVSFDTEIARVSVVGAGIANHPEMPAQMFQVLAEEGVNIDMIASTSLALTCVVAATRAEDAVRALHDHFIEEAAF from the coding sequence ATGGACTGGAAGGGTCGCCCCCTGACGGTGCTGAAGTTCGGGGGCAGCTCCGTGGCGGACCCTCAGCGCATGAAGGAGGTCTCCTGCCGCATCCGGGGGATCCGGGAGGAGGGGTTCCGGGTTGCGGTGGTGGTCTCCGCCATGGGGAGCACCACGGACCGCCTTCTGGCCCTTGCCCGGGACGTGTCCTACTACGGCAGCGGGCGGGAGATCGACCAGCTTCTGGCCACGGGGGAGCAGCAGAGCGTGGCGCTTCTGGCCCTGGCCCTCCAGCAGGAGGGGGTCCCCTCCCGTTCCTTCACCGCCCTCCAGGCGGGATTCAAGGCCAAGGGGTTCCCCACGGAGGGACGGCTTTTCCGGGTGGAGGCCCAGGCGGTGGAGGACGCTTCCCTGGAGGGGGTGGTCCCGGTGGTGACGGGTTTCCAGGCCATCACCGAGTCCGGGGACGTCATCACCCTGGGCAGGGGAGGCTCGGATCTCTCCGCCGTGGCCCTGGCGGGGGCCCTGAAGGCCCAGAGCTGCCAGATCCTCAAGGACGTGACGGGGATCATGTCCGGGGACCCGAAGGTGGTCCGGTCCCCCCGGAAGCTGAAGGAACTGAGCTATGAGGAGTGCATGGAACTCTCCGTGCAGGGGGCCAAGGTGCTTCAGGCCCGGAGCGTGGAACTGGCGGCGCGGTACGAGGTGCCTCTGTACGTGGCGTCCAGTTTCGTGGAAGAGGAGGGGACGTGGGTCGTGAGCAATCCTGTGAGCGAGGGTCTCGTCATCAAGGCGGTGGTGCACGACGCGAAGGTGGCCAAGGTGGCCCTCCTGGGGGTGCCGGACATCCCCGGCGTGGCGGCCCGGCTCTTCTCGGACCTGGCAGAGAAGGGCGTGGGGGCGGAGATGATCATCCAGAACGGCATGCGCGGCGGGGTGAACGACATCGGCTTTCTGGTGAAGAAGGAGAACCTGGATCAGGCCATCGAGACCTGCCGGGCCATGAACCGGGAGATGGGAGCCCAGGGGGTGAGCTTCGACACGGAGATCGCCCGGGTCTCCGTGGTGGGGGCGGGGATCGCCAACCACCCGGAGATGCCCGCCCAGATGTTCCAGGTGCTGGCGGAAGAAGGGGTCAACATCGACATGATCGCCTCCACCTCCCTGGCCCTCACCTGCGTGGTGGCCGCCACCCGGGCGGAGGATGCGGTGCGGGCGCTGCACGACCACTTCATCGAGGAGGCGGCGTTCTGA
- the lptB gene encoding LPS export ABC transporter ATP-binding protein translates to MTVSRPPQTLEVQGLEKSYKGRRVVGGVSLSVREGEIVGLLGPNGAGKSTTFYMVVGRIYPDAGRVLLGDREITHLPMYRRARLGLGYLPQEASVFRRLTVRENLELVLQENGHDEEKRRETADHLVEEFGLHRIVDAPGYALSGGERRRVEIARCMAIMPSFLLLDEPFSGIDPIAVYDIQQIILGLRNKGYGILLTDHNVRETLAITDRTFLIHQGQVVVEGSPQEVAESEIARKFYLGDRFSW, encoded by the coding sequence GTGACCGTTTCCCGTCCGCCCCAAACCCTGGAGGTGCAGGGTCTGGAGAAGTCCTACAAGGGGCGTCGGGTGGTGGGGGGCGTTTCCCTGAGCGTCCGGGAGGGGGAGATCGTGGGCCTTCTTGGCCCCAACGGGGCGGGGAAGAGCACCACCTTCTACATGGTGGTGGGGCGCATCTACCCCGACGCGGGGCGGGTCCTCCTGGGGGATCGGGAGATCACCCATCTGCCCATGTACCGCCGGGCGCGGCTGGGTCTGGGGTACCTCCCCCAGGAGGCATCGGTGTTCCGTCGCCTCACGGTGCGGGAGAACCTGGAGCTGGTGCTGCAGGAGAACGGCCACGACGAGGAGAAGCGCCGGGAGACCGCGGACCATCTGGTGGAGGAGTTCGGTCTCCATCGGATCGTGGACGCCCCGGGGTACGCCCTGAGCGGGGGGGAGAGGCGTCGGGTGGAGATCGCCCGGTGCATGGCCATCATGCCCTCCTTCCTCCTCCTGGACGAACCCTTCAGCGGCATCGACCCCATCGCGGTGTACGACATCCAGCAGATCATCCTGGGTCTGCGCAACAAGGGCTACGGGATCCTGCTCACGGACCACAACGTCCGGGAGACCCTGGCCATCACGGACCGGACCTTCCTGATCCACCAGGGGCAGGTGGTGGTGGAGGGGTCCCCCCAGGAGGTGGCGGAAAGCGAGATCGCCCGGAAGTTCTACCTGGGAGACCGCTTTTCGTGGTAG
- a CDS encoding hydrogenase maturation protease, which yields MTTELWGVGQPLRGDDGAGVFVASRLARRPPEGLRVRVCETVPDNYLALLLRNPPELLLVVDAADLGLSPGTLVRLESPTGGETIFSGTHDFPWDAQLRSLRDRLHLIFLLVQPRDRDLRVGLSPEVRRACLHLTGLLRRGRWDRLPPMETLPAAGGYHEKRSPR from the coding sequence ATGACGACGGAGCTGTGGGGTGTGGGGCAGCCCCTTCGAGGGGACGACGGGGCAGGGGTCTTCGTGGCCTCTCGGCTGGCAAGACGCCCCCCCGAGGGGTTGCGGGTGCGGGTCTGCGAGACCGTTCCGGACAACTACCTGGCCCTGCTGCTTCGAAACCCTCCGGAGCTGCTGCTGGTGGTGGACGCCGCGGACCTGGGCCTTTCTCCGGGGACTTTGGTCCGCCTGGAGTCCCCCACGGGGGGAGAGACCATCTTTTCGGGGACCCACGACTTTCCCTGGGACGCCCAGCTGCGCTCTCTGCGGGATCGGCTCCACCTGATCTTTCTTCTGGTGCAGCCCCGGGACCGGGACCTTCGCGTGGGGCTCTCTCCGGAGGTCCGCCGGGCCTGTCTGCACCTCACGGGGCTCCTTCGCCGGGGCAGGTGGGACCGCCTTCCCCCGATGGAGACGCTCCCGGCCGCAGGGGGCTACCACGAAAAGCGGTCTCCCAGGTAG
- a CDS encoding PLP-dependent cysteine synthase family protein produces MREGILAHVGRTPLVRLKNASPNPRVTLWAKLELCNPSGSLKDRVALHMIEQAERRGELRPGMTLVEATSGNTGIALGMAAAVKGYGLKIFMSEAKTVERRKMLRYWGAELNLTTREDPDSHIWAAKALAEAEPGRFFYINQNENPDNVEAHRLGTGTEIVEQSGGKVDAFVAGFGTGGCLMGVAQAFREKGVGARIVAVEPVPSRGSIDGLKHRDEAYQPPIADRSFFDETRGVTQEEAVRAARAIAVQEGIVAGMSSGATLHAAQELARTLDHGNIVVLFGDRGERYFSTPIFGEA; encoded by the coding sequence ATGCGAGAAGGCATCCTGGCCCACGTGGGCCGCACCCCCCTGGTGAGGCTCAAGAACGCCTCCCCCAACCCGAGGGTGACCCTGTGGGCCAAGCTGGAGCTGTGCAACCCCAGCGGTTCCCTGAAGGACCGCGTGGCCCTGCACATGATCGAACAGGCGGAAAGGAGGGGAGAACTGCGCCCCGGGATGACCCTGGTGGAGGCCACCAGCGGCAACACGGGCATCGCCCTGGGCATGGCCGCGGCGGTGAAGGGCTACGGCCTGAAGATCTTCATGTCCGAGGCCAAGACAGTGGAGCGCCGCAAGATGCTCCGCTACTGGGGAGCGGAACTGAACCTCACCACCCGGGAGGACCCGGACAGCCACATCTGGGCCGCCAAGGCCCTGGCGGAGGCGGAGCCGGGGCGCTTCTTCTACATCAACCAGAACGAGAACCCGGACAACGTGGAGGCCCACCGTCTGGGCACGGGGACGGAGATCGTGGAGCAGTCCGGGGGCAAGGTGGATGCCTTCGTGGCGGGCTTCGGCACCGGGGGATGCCTCATGGGCGTGGCCCAGGCCTTTCGGGAAAAGGGCGTGGGGGCCCGCATCGTGGCGGTGGAACCCGTCCCCTCCCGGGGGAGCATCGACGGCCTGAAGCATCGGGACGAGGCTTACCAGCCCCCCATCGCCGACCGCAGCTTCTTCGACGAGACGAGGGGGGTCACCCAGGAGGAGGCGGTGCGGGCCGCCCGGGCCATCGCCGTCCAGGAGGGCATCGTGGCGGGCATGTCCTCCGGGGCCACCCTCCACGCCGCCCAGGAACTGGCCCGCACCCTGGACCACGGGAACATCGTGGTGCTCTTCGGCGACCGGGGGGAGCGCTACTTCAGCACCCCCATCTTCGGGGAGGCATAG
- the pdxS gene encoding pyridoxal 5'-phosphate synthase lyase subunit PdxS, which yields MTEKGTPKLKDGLARMLVGGVIMDVTTAEQARIAEEAGAVAVMALERVPSQIRKEGGVARMADPAKIREIREAVSIPVMAKARIGHFVEARILEALGVDFVDESEVLTPADEERHIEKTGFTTPFVCGARNLGEALRRIHEGAAMIRTKGEAGTGDVVEAVRHMRAITREMDALLVAPESALEGLAAEYRVPEELLRLCRKTGRLPVVNFAAGGIATPADGALMMESGCDGVFVGSGIFTSTDPAARARAIVQAVAHHGDPAVLAEVSTGLGEAMRGIGVSTLREEEKLQSRGW from the coding sequence ATGACGGAAAAGGGAACGCCGAAGCTGAAGGACGGACTGGCCCGCATGCTGGTGGGCGGGGTCATCATGGACGTGACCACGGCGGAGCAGGCCCGCATCGCCGAGGAGGCAGGGGCGGTGGCGGTGATGGCCCTGGAGCGGGTGCCCTCCCAGATCCGCAAGGAGGGCGGCGTGGCCCGCATGGCGGACCCGGCGAAGATCCGGGAGATCCGGGAGGCCGTTTCCATCCCCGTGATGGCCAAGGCCCGGATCGGACACTTCGTGGAGGCCCGCATCCTGGAGGCCCTGGGGGTGGACTTCGTGGACGAGAGCGAGGTGCTGACCCCGGCGGACGAGGAGCGGCACATCGAGAAGACGGGCTTCACCACCCCCTTCGTCTGCGGAGCCCGGAACCTGGGGGAGGCCCTTCGGCGCATCCACGAGGGAGCCGCCATGATCCGCACCAAGGGCGAGGCCGGCACGGGGGACGTGGTGGAGGCGGTGCGCCACATGCGGGCCATCACGCGGGAGATGGACGCCCTTCTCGTGGCCCCGGAGAGCGCCCTGGAGGGCCTGGCGGCGGAGTACCGGGTTCCCGAGGAGCTGCTTCGCCTCTGCCGGAAGACCGGACGCCTTCCCGTGGTGAACTTCGCCGCCGGAGGCATCGCCACCCCCGCCGACGGGGCGCTGATGATGGAGTCGGGCTGCGACGGGGTCTTCGTGGGCAGCGGCATCTTCACCTCCACCGACCCCGCAGCCCGGGCCCGGGCGATCGTGCAGGCGGTGGCGCACCACGGCGACCCGGCGGTGCTGGCGGAGGTGTCCACGGGATTGGGAGAGGCCATGAGGGGCATCGGCGTCTCCACCCTCCGGGAGGAGGAGAAGCTCCAGTCCCGGGGGTGGTAG
- a CDS encoding LptA/OstA family protein, with amino-acid sequence MGRRALAGMAVWVLLVWSGVSWAAPAPSSEVRLTADQLRFDPATERIEATGNVRLLKGGADLRALKGQGFLEGKTFRLQGKVQGVFPREGLSVDSDELLLSTEGSRQILEATGNVRLHRGKDQLSAGFLRWTLGGKAYLARQGVHASFTAYRLEAEEVGRDGDVLWAKGVRRYEDPSQGIVLSASGVRGRLAGERVAELEATGSLEGTFRGAKGEPVRLRGEKGIYSKERGTVVVSGNARAIQADRTVTADSLVLHLDTRRLEALGNPQLVFTLPKEGKP; translated from the coding sequence ATGGGCCGGCGGGCGTTGGCAGGGATGGCGGTGTGGGTTCTCCTCGTGTGGTCCGGGGTGTCGTGGGCGGCCCCGGCTCCCTCGTCGGAGGTGCGGCTGACGGCGGACCAGCTTCGGTTCGACCCCGCCACGGAACGCATCGAGGCGACGGGGAACGTCCGACTCCTCAAGGGAGGGGCGGACCTTCGCGCCCTCAAGGGGCAGGGCTTCCTGGAAGGAAAGACCTTCCGCCTTCAGGGCAAGGTCCAGGGGGTCTTCCCCCGGGAGGGGCTTTCCGTGGACAGCGACGAGCTGCTGCTTTCCACGGAGGGGTCGCGGCAGATCCTGGAGGCCACGGGGAACGTGCGCCTCCACCGAGGCAAGGACCAGCTCTCCGCCGGGTTCCTCCGGTGGACCCTGGGGGGCAAGGCCTACCTGGCGAGGCAGGGCGTCCATGCCTCCTTCACCGCCTACCGCCTGGAGGCGGAAGAGGTGGGGCGGGATGGAGACGTCCTCTGGGCCAAGGGGGTCCGACGGTACGAGGACCCGAGTCAGGGCATCGTCCTATCCGCCTCCGGGGTGCGGGGACGCCTGGCGGGAGAACGGGTAGCGGAGCTGGAGGCCACGGGTTCCCTCGAGGGGACCTTCCGGGGCGCCAAGGGGGAGCCGGTGCGCCTGAGGGGGGAGAAGGGCATCTACTCCAAGGAGCGGGGCACGGTGGTGGTTTCGGGCAACGCCCGGGCGATCCAGGCCGACCGCACCGTCACCGCCGACAGCCTGGTGCTCCACCTGGACACCCGAAGGCTGGAGGCCCTGGGGAACCCCCAGCTGGTCTTCACCCTTCCCAAGGAGGGGAAACCGTGA
- a CDS encoding FmdB family zinc ribbon protein, with protein MHVYRCAECGHRFESEDHASRCPECRCKVLIHEAGERRRGKGCSCGGSCGGCGGCSH; from the coding sequence ATGCACGTCTATCGTTGCGCCGAGTGCGGACACCGTTTCGAATCGGAGGATCACGCAAGCCGCTGTCCCGAGTGCCGCTGCAAGGTGCTGATCCACGAGGCGGGAGAGCGTCGCCGGGGCAAAGGGTGTTCCTGCGGAGGCTCCTGCGGCGGTTGCGGGGGCTGTTCCCATTGA
- the thrC gene encoding threonine synthase produces the protein MRGILKHYEALLPLGPKTPRPDLGEGGTPLVHLPRLGAELGIDLWAKVEGCNPSGSFKDRGMVLAVAKALEGGARALICASTGNTSASAAAYAACTGLPCYVLLPAGKVAMGKLAQALLYGAQVLAVRGNFDRALELARSVAGEGGVALVNSVNRYRLWGQRSAAWEICDVLGDAPDWLAIPVGNAGNITAYWSGFVQYRRLGRSTRVPRMAGFQAAGSAPLVLGRMVDDPETVATAIRIGHPVNASKARWAVRRSDGFFEAVTDEAILAAQRDLARLGGLFAEPASCAPLAGLRLLHSRGELPQGIRVAMVLTGNGLKDPDAALRNAPTFREIDDTREALLEVMGK, from the coding sequence ATGCGTGGAATTCTGAAGCATTACGAAGCCCTTCTTCCCCTGGGGCCCAAGACCCCTCGTCCCGACCTGGGGGAGGGGGGAACTCCCCTGGTGCACCTTCCTCGCCTTGGGGCGGAGTTGGGCATCGACCTGTGGGCCAAGGTGGAGGGATGCAACCCCAGCGGGTCCTTCAAGGACCGGGGGATGGTCCTGGCCGTCGCCAAGGCCCTGGAGGGAGGGGCTCGTGCCCTGATCTGTGCCTCCACGGGGAACACCTCCGCCTCCGCGGCGGCCTACGCCGCCTGTACGGGCCTTCCCTGTTACGTCCTGCTGCCCGCGGGGAAGGTGGCTATGGGCAAGCTGGCCCAGGCCCTCCTGTACGGGGCCCAGGTCCTGGCGGTGAGGGGCAACTTCGACCGGGCCCTGGAACTGGCCCGCTCCGTGGCGGGGGAGGGGGGAGTGGCCCTGGTGAACTCCGTGAACCGCTACCGCCTCTGGGGGCAGCGCAGCGCCGCCTGGGAGATCTGCGACGTCCTGGGAGACGCTCCGGACTGGCTGGCCATTCCCGTGGGCAATGCGGGGAACATCACCGCCTACTGGTCCGGGTTCGTACAGTACCGGCGTCTGGGGCGCTCCACCCGGGTTCCCCGGATGGCGGGTTTTCAGGCGGCCGGGTCCGCCCCCCTGGTGCTGGGGCGGATGGTGGACGATCCGGAGACGGTGGCCACGGCCATCCGCATCGGCCATCCCGTGAACGCTTCCAAGGCCCGCTGGGCGGTGCGCCGAAGCGACGGTTTCTTCGAGGCGGTGACCGACGAGGCCATTCTGGCGGCCCAGAGGGATCTGGCCCGTCTGGGGGGGCTCTTCGCGGAGCCCGCCTCCTGTGCCCCCCTGGCGGGGTTGCGCCTGCTCCATTCCCGAGGGGAGCTGCCCCAGGGCATCCGCGTGGCCATGGTCCTCACGGGGAACGGGCTGAAGGATCCCGATGCGGCGCTTCGCAACGCCCCCACCTTCCGGGAGATCGACGACACCCGGGAGGCCCTGCTGGAGGTGATGGGGAAATGA
- the pdxT gene encoding pyridoxal 5'-phosphate synthase glutaminase subunit PdxT: MGPAVGVVAFQGAWREHRNTLESLGASVRLLRRPEDLEGVSGVVLPGGESTVIGRFLEQSGLAPALRASLEERTALLATCAGAILACREVEGSPPQGRLGLVPARAVRNAYGGQRESFEADLPWEGGDSLRGIFIRAPRFEDLGEGTRVLARHRGEPVAFLWNRCLLCAFHPELGEDLRVHRRFLDLCPS; encoded by the coding sequence ATGGGACCCGCCGTGGGGGTCGTGGCCTTCCAGGGAGCCTGGAGGGAGCACCGGAACACGCTGGAGTCCCTGGGAGCCTCCGTTCGTCTCCTCCGTCGACCGGAGGATCTGGAGGGGGTTTCCGGGGTGGTGCTTCCCGGAGGGGAGAGCACCGTCATCGGCCGCTTCCTGGAGCAGTCGGGCCTGGCCCCGGCCCTGCGGGCCTCCCTGGAGGAGAGGACCGCCCTGCTGGCCACCTGCGCCGGGGCCATCCTGGCCTGCCGGGAGGTAGAGGGGTCCCCGCCGCAAGGACGCCTGGGCCTGGTGCCCGCCCGGGCGGTGCGCAACGCCTACGGTGGCCAGAGGGAGAGCTTCGAGGCGGACCTGCCCTGGGAAGGAGGGGATTCCCTCCGGGGGATCTTCATCCGGGCCCCCCGGTTCGAGGACCTGGGGGAAGGAACCCGAGTCCTGGCCCGACATCGGGGCGAGCCCGTGGCCTTTTTGTGGAACCGCTGTCTCCTCTGCGCCTTCCATCCGGAGTTGGGGGAGGACCTTCGGGTGCACCGGAGGTTCCTGGACCTCTGTCCCTCCTAG